The DNA window GGCCAAGTATGACGACCACCAAGTAGAAACTGCAGTCTACGAAGATAGCACAGATCATCTGGTGCAAAACCAACCCCAATTCCAGCAGCTTCACAGCTCCGTCCAAGCTACCATCATCCTCATCCTCGTACTTACCCTCTTCCTCCTTGTTCGATCGTGCCTGACTCACCACGACTATAACAAAGTCAGTCAGTGCCACCACCAAAAGAGGGCTAAACATGACAAGGCTCTCTGGCTTAACTACCGCGTAGTGATGGATGATTTGGAGCACAACCACGGCAAGGCCTAGCAGTGCGGAACAGATTGCTCTTGTATCCTCCGAGGAAGAGAGGCTAGAATTCACCGCATGTGCATTGATTAGACGGAGAAGATTGAGCAAGTGATTGTGAGATAATTGTACATTTTTCGATGGCAATGCAGCTGTTAACTCTTTCTGATCGTGTTGGCGCACGTCCAAATCTCTGCTTCTCGAATCCGTTCCTGTAGATGATGCTTCCTCAACAGGATTGGCTTTTACAATAGGAACCTCGCATCCACCTTCAAATTGAAAAGGtaatttcaattgaattgtTCATCGATAACACCTTTTTAGCATTGATAATCGATTAATATAATGGAATCAAATTCGTCACAGAATTTTGGATGaatacacaaattaaatcaaattagatCGAATCAAGGAGCTAGGGATTCATCGTTAAACATAATCCGATGAACAATTGAGTATTAGCAGAGTGCGAAAATTGATGATTGAGAATTGAAATATACCGGATTGGAAGAAGGCTTGGTCGTTTGCGGAGAGAGGCTCGGATGATGAGCGGGAATGCTGCGGCGGTGGAAGATCGGAGCGGTTGGCGGTGAAGGTAGAGCACTTTAAAACCGGATCCGGATTGAGTGTGTTGATCCGACCCGTTATCAGCGCCATGCGATCTGTGCCCCGCGCGATGATCTTCCTCCTCCGCTGCTCTTTCTCCATCTCCTTCtccatttctctctctgcTTTCGCATGCAATGCAATCCCAATTTTCCCTTTTGAGTTTTATCCGAAAAATAAGGTTTTTTCCCTCTGTTATTGAAACCTTAGATGAattaaacaagaaataaaaattattttgtgcaTGCATGTGCAAGATTGATCAAAAGAAATAACTGGTTATTTGAGACtgtatatatgtaattatattaaatatagagGTCTACAATATacaattatcaatattttttggtttaaaataGTTAGAGAAAAATTCACACAATTAAGAATTTGTTGCTTA is part of the Salvia hispanica cultivar TCC Black 2014 unplaced genomic scaffold, UniMelb_Shisp_WGS_1.0 HiC_scaffold_166, whole genome shotgun sequence genome and encodes:
- the LOC125198536 gene encoding uncharacterized protein LOC125198536 isoform X1; the encoded protein is MALITGRINTLNPDPVLKCSTFTANRSDLPPPQHSRSSSEPLSANDQAFFQSGGCEVPIVKANPVEEASSTGTDSRSRDLDVRQHDQKELTAALPSKNVQLSHNHLLNLLRLINAHAVNSSLSSSEDTRAICSALLGLAVVVLQIIHHYAVVKPESLVMFSPLLVVALTDFVIVVVSQARSNKEEEGKYEDEDDGSLDGAVKLLELGLVLHQMICAIFVDCSFYLVVVILGLSLV
- the LOC125198536 gene encoding uncharacterized protein LOC125198536 isoform X2 gives rise to the protein MALITGRINTLNPDPVLKCSTFTANRSDLPPPQHSRSSSEPLSANDQAFFQSGGCEVPIVKANPVEEASSTGTDSRSRDLDVRQHDQKELTAALPSKNVQLSHNHLLNLLRLINAHAVNSSLSSSEDTRAICSALLGLAVVVLQIIHHYAARSNKEEEGKYEDEDDGSLDGAVKLLELGLVLHQMICAIFVDCSFYLVVVILGLSLV